The Patescibacteria group bacterium nucleotide sequence CAGGAACCGGCTATAGGATGTATATTTTTAACGACAATCTGCGTATGCTTACTCATGGCGTCAAAAGGATGCTTCCAATAAAATATAGAAATAGTAAACCAGGAAAAGAGCACGGCGAATTTACGAAATATTTCTTCCCGGCGCAAGATTCCTATGGCTAAAGCCAACTCAAATATCCTAAATATTATTGAAAGAGGATAGCGCAGCAAGATTATTTTCCCGGGCAAAGCCTGAAAAATCGTGCTATACCAAGAGTAGTAATTTGGCGTCAGTAACTTAACATAAAGCTGAAAAAGCGAATCTACAATAAAATATAGCCCAAAAAGTGTTATACCGAGAGCGAATTTCTTTTTCATTTTTGCCCCTTTAACCTAAAGACACCTTTTAAAAACCATACAATAACCAACGGCTTAAGTAATACCCTCCCTGCCAACTTACAAAAAAAAGAAGCCAAAAAAATAGAATTGATGGTGAAAAGAAAACAGTTAAATATCTGATGAACCAAAACCAAAGATAAACGCTAAAAACAGAGATCTGCTTTGGCTTAAATACACAGGTTAATATATCATATTTACGCCAATCAAGCGAATTAATCCTGTTTTCTTTTTTTAGGCGGAGGAATAAATCTGTCCCCGGAAAAGGCGTTAAAATCAACAGGTAAATATGCCAGATTCTGGAACGCACCAAAAACCATAATAATTTCAAATAATCAAAATGGCTGTAATGGTCTAGGCCAATGATAAAAGAACCAAAAATCTTTATTTTATGAGCTTTAATATTATTAATGGCAATTTTATAATCCTCAGCCGTTTGAATCTGCTTTAAAGATGTCTTGGGGTAATCTTTTGAATATATACTTTCAAAACCAATTAATAGCCTCTTGCATCCGCTCTCTTTAGCCAACCATAAAATTTCTTCGTCAAAGCCAATATCAATTGAACAATTGCCTATCCAGGAAACTTTCAAAGGAATCATCTCTTTAAAAAGCTTTTTTGCGTAATCTGGGCTTGAATAAATATTATCGCAACGAAATATTACCATTGGCCTACGGATAAAAAAGGCACGCTTAGCCTTTTTAATCCTCTTAATGATTTCGATTACTTGTTCTGTCTTGGTAAAACGCAACCACGTAGATATACGCGCGCAGAAATCACAATGATATTTGCACCCGCGGGCGATATGGACGCCTGCCAGACTAAGCAGGCGCGGGTCTAGATGTAAAAAATAGTCATAAACAGGAGTAAAAAAATCTTCCAGCGATTCGCCTTTGTATACCTTTTGCAGGTGATTGTTTTCGAAATCTTTGATCACCTGAGCCCAAACTGACTCTGCCTCCCCAATAACAATGCTATCTGCATGCTCAGCCGCCTCAAGCGGCAAAGCAGTTACATGAGGGCCTCCTAAAACCACTTTAGAGCCGGCGAGCCTGAATTTATCTGCCAGGCGATAAGCTTCAAAAGCAGTAGAGGTTAAACAGCT carries:
- a CDS encoding radical SAM protein, whose product is MVNIIQRIGTGNPVSYSLLTLAALTPVDYKIKIINLKQFWFGSDFSGGKLIGISCLTSTAFEAYRLADKFRLAGSKVVLGGPHVTALPLEAAEHADSIVIGEAESVWAQVIKDFENNHLQKVYKGESLEDFFTPVYDYFLHLDPRLLSLAGVHIARGCKYHCDFCARISTWLRFTKTEQVIEIIKRIKKAKRAFFIRRPMVIFRCDNIYSSPDYAKKLFKEMIPLKVSWIGNCSIDIGFDEEILWLAKESGCKRLLIGFESIYSKDYPKTSLKQIQTAEDYKIAINNIKAHKIKIFGSFIIGLDHYSHFDYLKLLWFLVRSRIWHIYLLILTPFPGTDLFLRLKKENRINSLDWRKYDILTCVFKPKQISVFSVYLWFWFIRYLTVFFSPSILFFWLLFFVSWQGGYYLSRWLLYGF